Sequence from the Clostridium saccharobutylicum DSM 13864 genome:
TTCGTTCAAATCTTCTTCAGTAAGATGATTAGTTTCATTTAATGGATATAAGGATAATATAAATTTAAAATAATCATGTGGGTTCATATTTATTGTTTTCCATTTAAATAAGTCTAAAAAATATTTATTATATAATTCAGCAATTTCTAATTCTAAGTTATTGGTATTTTCTTTTTCTTCATTAATAGTATCTAATTCAATTAAAGAAGTTTTTTCAGTATTATTAGTATACAATAAATCAGTAGTTAATATATTTAAATTCTTAGCTATTGTAATCAAAATTGTTATTGTTGGGTTTCGTTTATTCTTCTCATAATTATAGATAGCATTTCTAGATAAATTGCATTTTTTAGCTAATTCCTCTTGAGATAAATTTAATTTATTCCTATAAAATTTGATTTTTTCACCTAGTGTCATTTATTTCACCTCTAGAATAATTTTAATAATATTAAGTAGTTATGTAAACCTTAGGAATATAAATAATGAGATAATAGCTTGGTATATTATGTTTATTATTATATGTGTATTATGTAAGAGAGGATTCCACAAGTCTTTTCTTAAGAAAAAAATTATAACAGGTTAAAGATATATATAATTGAAGCAATAATTTAAATATAATATAGAAACAAGTTAAAAAAATAATAGATTTGTCTATAATTTATATATGAAATAAAATAATTAAGTAAATTTGCTGATATAAAGTATATGAACTGTTAGTAAATATAATATTAGTATATAATTTAATTACATACATGGTTATATATGAATATTGAGGGCAAGTTTAAATATAAATAGAAGATTTTAAAATATAAAGAAGGTGATAAATACAATGACAGATATAGAATTATTAGATATATTAAAAATTGGTGAAACTGTTGATGTAGAATGTAAAGAGGGAGAAAATAAAGTTCCTAATTCTTTATGGGAAAGTTACTCTGCTATGGCGAATACAAATGGTGGGATAATTATTTTAGGAATAAAAGAGAATAAAGGAAAAGGTACATTCGAAGTTCAAGGTGTTAAGAATATTGATAAAAGAATACAAGATTTTTGGAATACTATAAATGGAAATAAAGTTAATCGAAATTTATTAAGAGATGAAGATGTACAAAAATTAACTATTGAAGGAATGGATGTTCTAATAATAAATGTTCCAAGAGCTAATTATAAAGAGAAACCAATATATCTAAATGAAAATCCATATAAAGGAACTTATAAGCGTAATGCAGAGGGTGATTATAAATCTACTGAAGAAGAAGTTAATGCTATGATAAGAGATGCATCAGAGGAAGGTAATGACGGAGTAATACTTGAAGATTATACGATAAAAGATTTAGATGAAGATACGATAAAGAAATATAGAAATAGGTTTAGTTCTAGAGAACCAGATCATCCTTGGAATGCACTTGATAATGAAGAATTTATCGAAATGTTAGGTGGAATAAAGGAAGATAGGAGAAGAAAAATTAAAGGCGTAACAGTAGCAGGATTGCTTATGTTTGGAAAAGGCCTTTATATTAGAGATTTATTTGCAAAGATAAATTTTGATTTTAGAGAAGAAATTGATGTAAATTCTAATCAAAGATGGTCTGATAGATTTACTATAGATGGAACATGGGAAAATAATCTTTATAATTTTTATTTTACAGTAATAAATAAATTGACAAGCAATGTAAAAGTACCATTTAAATTAGAAAATTTAGAGCGTAAGGATGATACTTTAGTTCATCAAGCAATAAGAGAAGCATTTGTAAATCAGATAATACATGCTGATTTCAATATACAGGGAACATTAAAGATTATAAAAACTAAGGATAGTTTGGAATTTACTAATCCAGGAAGCTTAAAGATAGATTTAGAAAGTATATTTAAAGGTGGTAATTCTAAAAGTAGAAATCCTAGAATTCAAAAGATGTTTTCTCTAATAGGATTAGGTGAAGGTGCAGGATCTGGATTTCCTAAAATTTTATCTGCATGGAATGAACAAAATTGGAGAACTCCAGAATTAAAGGAAGAAACCAATTTAAGTCAAGTTTCTTTGAAGCTATGGATGATATCTATGCTGCCAGAAGAATGTTTGGAATCATTAAAAAGCATATTTGGAAAAGCATTTAATTCATTTAATAAAGATGAGGTATTAATCCTTGCAACATCATACTTAGAAGGCAGTGTAAATAATGCACGTATTCAATTAATGATAGATAAGCATTCATATGATATAACAGGAATATTACATGATTTAGTAGAAAAGGAAACTCTAATAGTAGATGGTTATGGAAGAGGAAAAGTATATTATTTAAATGAGGAATATAATTCGAATGATGAGTGTAATAGAATACTAGTTAAAGATAAACCTCAAAATAATGATGAAATAAATATTTTAGAATATATAAAAGCAAATGGCAGCATTAGTAATAAAGAATGTAGAGAAAATTTTAATATTGGAAAAACAAAAGCATTTGGATTACTTAAAAGCTTAGAAGAGTCAGGGAAAATTAAAAAAGCTGGTAAAGGATCACTAACTAGATATGTATTAATGGATTAAAATTAACCGTTCGCTAACCGTTCGCTAACCGTTCGCTAACCGTTCGTTATATCGAACTATTAATTAATTGATTGAACGGGTGATTATTAAAGTTAATTGAGAATTTTAATTTCATTATTGAATATAATTTACGAGGAAGTTATATAAAAATGGAGTTTAATTTTGCCCCTTTTTTGCCCCTTATATATTAGTATTAAGTAATAATATTAAGGATTATGGAACAAATTAGGATACGTATTTAAGCCATTCAGCACTATTTAATAGCATAAAATACCAATTTTGGCGTTTCCAGAAGTCGTGAGTTCGAATCTCACTAAGTGCACCATAATTATTAATACCAACACTTTAGCATTTCGATAAAGTGTTGGTATTTTCTTTTTGATACCTTAATTACGTTCATATAGAAACATATATGAGGAGCTGATGATAAAATGGGCGAAAATAAAATACTTTATCAAATTGGAGAAGTATCTAAAATATGCAATATTCCAATAAAAACACTGCGATATTATGATGAAATAAAATTATTAATATAAAAGAAAGTGAAAAGGAAAAACATAAGGATTTTAAAATTGAGATAAAAGAAATACCTATTTCTTATGTTGCATATATTAGAAGCAAAGGACCTTGTACTATTGAAGAATTTACAGTTAGATACTGTAAATTGATTTCATTAGTGGAAAAAAGTAATTTACATATTACAAAGAATGCTATGGCAATATATTATGACAATTGTATCGACTTTGAAGAAAAAGAAAAGTATGAGTACGATATTGAAGTTTGTATATCTGTATCTGAAGAAAAAGAAATAGATGGGATGGTTAATTTGGAGGATTTAAAGCACTAACAGCTATACACTATGGAAGTTATGATAACATGATAGATACTTATAGAAATATGTTTGAATATGCTTTTGAAAATGGACATGAAATTTGTGGTGAGC
This genomic interval carries:
- a CDS encoding helix-turn-helix domain-containing protein, with translation MTLGEKIKFYRNKLNLSQEELAKKCNLSRNAIYNYEKNKRNPTITILITIAKNLNILTTDLLYTNNTEKTSLIELDTINEEKENTNNLELEIAELYNKYFLDLFKWKTINMNPHDYFKFILSLYPLNETNHLTEEDLNELSILFYRFLTLKVHERNALNENKGLNLNLIKCN
- a CDS encoding RNA-binding domain-containing protein, which translates into the protein MTDIELLDILKIGETVDVECKEGENKVPNSLWESYSAMANTNGGIIILGIKENKGKGTFEVQGVKNIDKRIQDFWNTINGNKVNRNLLRDEDVQKLTIEGMDVLIINVPRANYKEKPIYLNENPYKGTYKRNAEGDYKSTEEEVNAMIRDASEEGNDGVILEDYTIKDLDEDTIKKYRNRFSSREPDHPWNALDNEEFIEMLGGIKEDRRRKIKGVTVAGLLMFGKGLYIRDLFAKINFDFREEIDVNSNQRWSDRFTIDGTWENNLYNFYFTVINKLTSNVKVPFKLENLERKDDTLVHQAIREAFVNQIIHADFNIQGTLKIIKTKDSLEFTNPGSLKIDLESIFKGGNSKSRNPRIQKMFSLIGLGEGAGSGFPKILSAWNEQNWRTPELKEETNLSQVSLKLWMISMLPEECLESLKSIFGKAFNSFNKDEVLILATSYLEGSVNNARIQLMIDKHSYDITGILHDLVEKETLIVDGYGRGKVYYLNEEYNSNDECNRILVKDKPQNNDEINILEYIKANGSISNKECRENFNIGKTKAFGLLKSLEESGKIKKAGKGSLTRYVLMD
- a CDS encoding MerR family DNA-binding transcriptional regulator, which encodes MGENKILYQIGEVSKICNIPIKTLRYYDEIKLLI